The following proteins are co-located in the Streptococcus anginosus genome:
- a CDS encoding hemolysin family protein, which produces MEDPSSQTLLLQALLLLVLTLLNAFFSAAEMAMVSLNRARVEQKAEEGDAKYIRLLKVLEKPNHFLSTIQVGITLITILSGASLANTLGREIASWMGNSETARAIASFLSVAILTYVSIVFGELYPKRIALNLKDALAVRTAPVIIFLGKIVGPFVWLLSASTNLLSRITPMTFDDADEKMTRDEIEYMLTNSEETLDADEIEMLQGIFSLDEMMAREVMVPRTDAFMVDINDDTKEIIESILRQNFSRIPVYDDDKDNVIGLIHTKRLLNEAFTNGFDNIVLRKILQEPLFVPETIFVDDLLTELRNTQNQMAILLDEYGGMSGLVTLEDLLEEIVGEIDDETDKAEVEVYQVSDHIYFVLGTMSLNDFNEYFEVELESDDVDTIAGYYLTGVGSIPDVKERLSYEVESQGKKLILTNDKVKNGRVTKLKVEVSEIVEEEEEVEK; this is translated from the coding sequence ATGGAAGACCCTAGCAGTCAGACCTTGTTACTGCAAGCTTTACTATTATTGGTTTTAACACTATTAAACGCCTTTTTTTCAGCAGCTGAGATGGCGATGGTATCCTTAAACCGTGCTCGTGTGGAACAAAAGGCTGAAGAAGGCGATGCAAAATATATTCGCTTATTGAAAGTCTTGGAAAAACCTAATCATTTTTTATCCACCATTCAAGTTGGAATTACTTTGATTACAATTTTATCAGGAGCTAGTTTGGCTAATACACTCGGTCGGGAAATTGCTTCTTGGATGGGAAATTCTGAGACAGCAAGAGCGATTGCAAGCTTCTTATCTGTTGCTATTTTGACTTATGTTTCTATTGTTTTTGGGGAATTATATCCAAAGAGAATTGCTTTGAATCTCAAAGATGCTCTAGCAGTTCGTACAGCACCAGTTATCATTTTCTTAGGGAAAATTGTTGGTCCCTTTGTTTGGCTTTTATCAGCCTCCACTAATCTGCTTAGTCGGATAACGCCGATGACCTTTGATGATGCTGATGAGAAAATGACTCGTGATGAGATTGAATATATGCTAACGAATAGTGAAGAAACCCTGGATGCTGATGAGATTGAAATGTTACAAGGAATTTTTTCACTAGATGAGATGATGGCGCGTGAAGTGATGGTTCCTCGTACCGATGCTTTTATGGTGGACATCAATGATGATACCAAGGAAATTATCGAAAGTATTTTGAGGCAGAATTTCTCACGAATCCCAGTCTATGATGATGACAAGGATAATGTTATTGGACTTATTCACACCAAACGTCTGTTAAATGAGGCGTTTACTAATGGTTTTGATAATATTGTACTACGAAAAATTTTGCAGGAACCGCTCTTTGTGCCAGAAACGATTTTCGTGGATGATTTGCTGACAGAGTTGCGGAATACGCAAAATCAAATGGCGATATTGTTAGATGAATATGGTGGTATGTCTGGTCTGGTAACGTTGGAAGACCTACTGGAAGAAATTGTCGGTGAGATAGATGATGAAACAGATAAGGCTGAAGTAGAGGTGTATCAGGTTTCTGACCATATTTATTTCGTCCTTGGAACCATGAGTTTGAATGACTTTAACGAGTATTTTGAAGTTGAACTGGAAAGTGATGACGTTGATACCATTGCGGGTTATTATTTGACGGGCGTAGGTTCGATACCCGACGTGAAAGAGCGTTTGAGTTATGAAGTGGAAAGTCAGGGCAAAAAGCTCATTTTAACCAATGATAAGGTAAAAAATGGACGTGTGACAAAGCTCAAAGTAGAAGTTTCTGAAATAGTAGAAGAAGAGGAAGAAGTTGAGAAATAG
- a CDS encoding phosphoenolpyruvate carboxykinase (ATP), with protein MVTRRKYSPQEIRKNSSYFSPLKAIIETAFYENQVVAIKTVEEAYQLASAAAGTVVLDMPVIHTKELGLPSYARVLLTNSGAVVGRTAKARRIFGRDSEEDEKLLSIVRSAIYQAHHRKFYKADAVVGLDEAFMACAHLMVPEDEINNLYSWLLNFQILDEEFKNRLRVSKKYDENDIFVFFDPKWKHPDYPEGLVYFDTQHNCVIILGLNYFGELKKATLTLAWATAARNGYVACHGGLKIFKQEADKQDYVASFFGLSGSGKSTLTHAKHNGKYDIKVLHDDAFIISVKDGSSIALEPSYFDKTNDYPIGHREQDFFVTVQNCGVTLDDNGLKKLVTEDIRNGNGRTVKSRFATPNRVDRIDEPIQAIFWIMKDDSLPPLVKINDSLMASTMGCTLMTKRSNAENVIGKHDDLVIEPYANPFRVYPLVEDYRKFRSLFESGVDCYIINTGFYMGKGISKEVSLNIIEKIVDEEAEFKPFGPLEGFEYMECEGYPIPNFDARYKQLLRERMQVRLNFLLAFNQKYPKTALPVDAISRLETVLQNLES; from the coding sequence ATGGTAACACGTCGTAAATATTCTCCGCAGGAAATAAGAAAAAATTCTTCTTATTTCTCTCCTTTGAAGGCAATAATTGAAACAGCTTTTTATGAAAATCAAGTTGTTGCAATAAAAACAGTGGAAGAAGCTTATCAATTGGCTTCCGCAGCTGCTGGGACAGTTGTCTTAGATATGCCTGTCATTCATACAAAGGAATTGGGCTTGCCTTCTTATGCCCGCGTTTTATTAACGAATTCTGGAGCAGTCGTTGGTCGAACGGCTAAAGCTCGACGGATTTTTGGTAGGGACAGTGAGGAAGATGAGAAGTTGCTTTCGATAGTACGCAGTGCAATTTATCAGGCTCATCATCGAAAATTTTATAAGGCAGATGCAGTTGTAGGACTTGATGAAGCCTTCATGGCTTGTGCTCATCTTATGGTTCCTGAGGATGAAATTAACAACCTGTATTCGTGGCTTTTAAATTTCCAAATTTTGGATGAAGAGTTTAAAAATCGTTTGAGAGTTTCTAAAAAGTACGATGAAAATGATATATTTGTCTTTTTTGACCCCAAATGGAAGCATCCAGATTATCCTGAAGGGTTGGTTTATTTTGATACTCAGCACAATTGTGTCATTATTTTGGGCTTAAATTACTTTGGTGAGTTAAAAAAAGCAACCTTAACCTTAGCTTGGGCAACAGCTGCCAGAAATGGTTATGTGGCGTGTCATGGCGGCTTGAAAATTTTTAAACAAGAAGCGGATAAACAAGATTATGTAGCTTCTTTCTTTGGTTTATCTGGCTCAGGAAAATCCACGCTGACACATGCAAAACATAATGGAAAATATGATATTAAGGTTTTGCATGATGATGCCTTTATTATTTCTGTCAAAGATGGGTCTTCCATTGCTTTGGAACCGTCCTATTTTGATAAAACAAATGACTATCCCATTGGGCATAGGGAGCAGGACTTTTTTGTAACAGTTCAGAATTGTGGTGTGACACTGGATGACAATGGATTAAAAAAATTAGTGACAGAGGACATTCGAAATGGAAATGGTCGGACAGTCAAGTCTCGCTTTGCAACACCAAATCGGGTCGATCGAATTGATGAACCTATCCAAGCCATTTTCTGGATTATGAAAGATGATTCTCTTCCACCCTTGGTTAAAATTAACGATTCGCTGATGGCTTCTACGATGGGCTGTACTTTGATGACCAAGCGTTCCAATGCTGAAAATGTGATTGGCAAGCATGATGATTTGGTGATTGAACCTTATGCCAATCCATTTAGAGTGTATCCCTTGGTGGAAGATTATCGGAAATTCCGTAGTCTCTTTGAATCTGGTGTCGACTGCTATATCATCAATACTGGATTTTATATGGGCAAGGGAATTTCAAAAGAAGTTAGCTTGAATATTATTGAAAAAATTGTTGATGAAGAAGCAGAATTTAAACCATTTGGGCCATTGGAGGGTTTTGAATACATGGAATGCGAAGGGTATCCGATTCCGAATTTTGATGCTCGCTACAAACAATTACTTAGAGAAAGAATGCAGGTACGGTTAAATTTCTTGCTTGCTTTCAACCAAAAATACCCGAAAACGGCGCTTCCTGTTGATGCAATCTCACGCCTGGAAACCGTTTTGCAAAATTTAGAATCTTAA
- a CDS encoding AI-2E family transporter has protein sequence MFHKSKLFFWTTEVLLLTIIFFIWRQMEGLISPFVSVLNTVLIPFLIAGFLYYVTNPLVKFLEKELKVKRIFGVLITLVLLFGLITLGIIYLLPILITQLTSLISSSQNVYGELQNWINQLSQHSLFKNLNIQSIIKQLNLSYVDILQNILNSVTNSLGSVVSAVVNTFLILIMTPIFLVYFLIDGDKLLPMLERTVLKRDKLNITKLLTNLNATIARYISGISIDAFIIGTLAFIGYSVIGLKYALIFAIFSMIANLIPYVGPSIGLIPMIITYLIADPKKMVIAVIYMLIVQQIDGNILYPRIVGGVMKVHPITIMVLLLLSSNIYGIVGMIVAIPIYSILKEITKFLANLYDNHRAAQEQKKNEEYGIINK, from the coding sequence ATGTTTCATAAAAGTAAGTTATTTTTTTGGACCACCGAAGTCTTACTACTGACAATTATCTTTTTTATCTGGCGACAAATGGAAGGTCTGATTTCCCCCTTTGTGAGTGTTTTAAATACGGTTTTAATTCCTTTTCTTATCGCAGGCTTTTTATATTATGTAACCAATCCATTGGTGAAATTTTTGGAGAAAGAACTGAAAGTTAAGCGGATTTTTGGTGTTTTAATTACCTTGGTGCTTTTGTTTGGGCTTATTACCTTGGGTATCATTTATCTCTTGCCTATTTTAATTACGCAGTTGACCAGTTTGATTTCTTCTAGTCAAAATGTTTATGGAGAATTGCAAAATTGGATTAACCAGCTATCGCAGCACTCTCTCTTTAAAAATCTGAATATCCAGTCTATTATTAAGCAGTTAAATTTGTCTTATGTGGATATTTTGCAAAATATTTTAAATAGTGTCACCAATAGTCTGGGGAGTGTCGTTTCAGCAGTAGTGAATACATTTTTGATTCTCATCATGACGCCGATCTTTTTGGTCTATTTCTTAATTGACGGGGATAAATTACTGCCAATGTTGGAACGAACTGTTTTGAAACGGGATAAGCTCAACATCACGAAATTATTGACCAATCTTAATGCAACGATTGCTCGGTATATTAGTGGGATTTCGATTGATGCGTTTATTATTGGAACGTTGGCTTTCATTGGCTATAGTGTTATTGGTCTGAAATATGCTTTGATATTTGCTATTTTTTCTATGATTGCTAATCTTATTCCTTATGTGGGTCCAAGCATTGGGTTGATTCCGATGATTATCACTTATCTGATTGCTGATCCGAAAAAAATGGTGATTGCAGTTATATATATGTTAATTGTGCAGCAAATTGACGGAAATATTCTCTATCCACGGATTGTAGGCGGCGTGATGAAGGTGCATCCAATTACCATTATGGTTCTCTTGCTTTTGTCAAGTAATATTTATGGGATTGTTGGGATGATTGTAGCGATTCCGATTTATTCTATTTTGAAAGAAATTACAAAATTCCTAGCGAATTTATATGATAATCATCGAGCTGCACAGGAGCAAAAGAAAAATGAGGAGTACGGAATTATTAATAAATAA
- a CDS encoding GNAT family N-acetyltransferase, whose translation MWYKKTFEELTTLEFYKCLKLRLETFVVEQNSVYNDLDEHDLEAIHIFHENEAGEVDAYARVFETGTTIHFGRVVTAASTRDQGLGRKLVQAIMETCAEKWPEKEIHIEAQEQVVGLYEKFGFEAVSEPFILESRVHVKMVYKRK comes from the coding sequence ATGTGGTATAAAAAGACATTTGAGGAATTAACCACCTTAGAATTTTATAAATGCTTGAAATTACGTTTGGAAACATTTGTCGTAGAGCAAAATAGTGTTTATAATGATTTGGACGAGCACGATTTAGAAGCAATCCATATTTTTCATGAAAATGAAGCCGGCGAGGTAGACGCTTATGCGAGAGTATTTGAAACGGGTACTACTATTCATTTTGGACGTGTCGTAACAGCGGCTTCTACTCGCGATCAAGGGCTTGGTCGTAAGTTGGTCCAAGCTATTATGGAGACTTGTGCTGAAAAATGGCCTGAAAAAGAGATTCACATAGAGGCGCAAGAGCAGGTGGTGGGCTTGTATGAGAAATTTGGATTTGAAGCTGTTAGTGAACCCTTCATCTTAGAATCACGAGTACATGTGAAAATGGTTTACAAACGAAAATAA
- a CDS encoding MarR family winged helix-turn-helix transcriptional regulator: MDYRHLFRQMGIISRQAMMNMNHEASQYNLDNNLFLILIRIVEHEGLNQSQLSHMVKIDKTTLSRSLRKLEEKGFITKKVNSQNKKFKELFPTTKALQIYDRLIGFETTYIQTVMKDLTSSELFQLEAILNKIENSQ; the protein is encoded by the coding sequence ATGGATTATCGTCATCTCTTTCGTCAAATGGGCATAATTTCTCGCCAAGCCATGATGAATATGAATCATGAAGCCAGCCAATACAACCTAGATAATAATCTTTTTCTTATCCTTATTCGCATTGTTGAGCATGAAGGACTGAATCAATCTCAACTTTCTCATATGGTAAAAATTGATAAAACAACACTTAGTCGCTCCCTTAGAAAACTAGAGGAAAAAGGATTTATCACAAAGAAAGTCAACTCTCAAAATAAGAAATTTAAAGAGCTTTTCCCTACAACGAAGGCTTTGCAAATCTACGACCGATTGATTGGATTTGAAACGACCTATATTCAGACTGTCATGAAAGATTTGACTTCCTCTGAACTCTTTCAATTAGAAGCCATCCTCAATAAAATAGAAAATTCTCAATGA
- the ileS gene encoding isoleucine--tRNA ligase, whose translation MKLKETLNLGKTAFPMRAGLPNKEPLWQKEWEDAKLYQRRQELNEGKPHFTLHDGPPYANGNIHVGHAMNKISKDIIVRSKSMSGYYAPYIPGWDTHGLPIEQVLAKQGVKRKEMDLAEYLKLCRDYALSQVDKQRKDFKRLGVSGDWEHPYVTLTPDYEAAQIRVFGEMAKKGYIYRGAKPVYWSWSSESALAEAEIEYHDLVSTSLYYANKVKDGKNVLDTDTYIVVWTTTPFTITASRGLTVGADFDYVVVKPAGESRKFVVAADLLNSLSEKFGWEDVEVLATHRGAELNHIVTEHPWDEEVDELVILGDHVTLDSGTGIVHTAPGFGEDDYNVGIANGLEVAVTVNERGIMMENAGSDFAGQFYDKVVPTVIEKLGQLLLAQEEISHSYPFDWRTKKPIIWRAVPQWFASVSKFRQEILNEIEKVKFHSEWGKVRLYNMIRDRGDWVISRQRAWGVPLPIFYAEDGTAIMTEKTIEHVAELFAEHGSIIWWQREAKDLLPEGFTHPGSPNGTFTKETDIMDVWFDSGSSWNGVVVNRPELTYPADLYLEGSDQYRGWFNSSLITSVANHGVAPYKQILSQGFALDGKGEKMSKSLGNTIAPSDVEKQFGAEILRLWVTSVDSSNDVRISMDILGQVSETYRKIRNTLRFLIANTSDFNPKEDAVAYDDLRSVDKYMTVRFNQLVKTIREAYANFEFLDIYKAIVNFVTVDLSAFYLDFAKDVVYIEAAKSLERRQMQTVFYDILVKITKLLTPILPHTAEEIWSYLEHEPEEFVQLAELPDALTFPNEEELLDTWTSFMHFRSQAQKALEEARNEKVIGKSLEAHLTIYPNEVVRTLLEAVNSDVAQLLIVSKLTIADGEAPENAIAFEDVAFTVEHAEGQVCERCRRVDETVKERSYHAIVCDHCAEIVEEHFAQGVAEGFETK comes from the coding sequence ATGAAATTAAAAGAAACTCTTAATCTTGGAAAAACAGCTTTTCCAATGCGTGCTGGTTTGCCGAATAAAGAACCTCTTTGGCAAAAAGAATGGGAAGATGCAAAATTGTATCAACGCCGTCAAGAATTGAATGAAGGAAAACCGCACTTCACACTTCACGACGGGCCTCCGTATGCTAATGGAAATATTCATGTTGGGCATGCCATGAATAAGATTTCAAAAGATATTATTGTGCGTTCAAAATCGATGTCTGGCTACTATGCACCTTACATTCCAGGTTGGGATACTCATGGTCTTCCAATTGAGCAAGTCCTAGCGAAGCAAGGTGTGAAACGCAAAGAAATGGATTTGGCAGAGTATTTAAAACTTTGTCGAGATTACGCACTCAGCCAAGTAGACAAGCAACGGAAAGATTTCAAACGCTTAGGTGTTTCTGGTGATTGGGAGCATCCGTATGTGACGTTGACTCCGGATTATGAAGCTGCTCAAATTCGCGTATTTGGAGAAATGGCGAAAAAGGGGTATATCTACCGCGGTGCGAAGCCTGTTTATTGGTCATGGTCATCTGAATCAGCTCTTGCAGAGGCAGAAATTGAGTATCATGATTTGGTTTCAACCTCTCTTTACTATGCAAATAAGGTAAAAGACGGCAAAAATGTGCTAGATACAGATACTTATATTGTAGTTTGGACGACAACACCATTTACTATTACGGCTTCTCGCGGTTTGACAGTAGGTGCGGACTTTGATTATGTTGTGGTAAAACCAGCTGGGGAAAGCCGTAAATTTGTCGTTGCTGCTGACTTGCTCAATAGCTTGTCTGAAAAATTTGGCTGGGAAGATGTGGAGGTCTTGGCAACTCATCGCGGTGCTGAACTGAACCATATCGTGACAGAGCACCCGTGGGATGAGGAAGTGGATGAATTGGTGATTCTTGGTGACCACGTTACACTAGATTCAGGTACAGGGATTGTCCATACAGCTCCTGGTTTTGGTGAGGACGACTACAATGTTGGGATTGCAAATGGCTTAGAAGTAGCCGTTACAGTTAATGAACGTGGTATCATGATGGAAAATGCTGGTTCAGATTTTGCAGGGCAATTTTATGACAAGGTAGTTCCTACAGTAATTGAAAAGTTAGGTCAACTTCTCCTTGCGCAAGAAGAAATTTCTCACTCCTACCCATTTGACTGGCGGACGAAAAAGCCAATAATTTGGCGTGCAGTACCGCAATGGTTTGCTTCAGTTTCAAAATTCCGTCAAGAAATTTTGAACGAAATTGAAAAAGTGAAGTTCCATTCGGAATGGGGCAAGGTTCGTCTTTACAATATGATTCGTGACCGTGGAGATTGGGTCATTTCACGTCAGCGGGCTTGGGGAGTGCCACTCCCAATCTTCTATGCGGAGGACGGCACAGCGATTATGACTGAGAAAACAATTGAGCATGTGGCTGAGCTCTTTGCGGAACATGGCTCTATCATTTGGTGGCAACGAGAAGCGAAAGATTTGCTTCCAGAAGGATTTACTCATCCAGGGTCACCAAATGGTACATTCACTAAAGAAACGGACATCATGGACGTGTGGTTTGATTCAGGTTCTTCTTGGAATGGTGTGGTGGTCAATCGTCCTGAATTGACTTATCCTGCTGACCTTTATCTTGAAGGGTCAGACCAGTATCGTGGTTGGTTCAACTCATCGCTTATCACATCGGTTGCCAACCATGGTGTAGCTCCTTATAAACAAATTCTTTCACAAGGGTTTGCTTTGGACGGTAAAGGCGAGAAAATGTCGAAGTCTCTTGGCAACACGATTGCTCCAAGTGATGTTGAAAAACAATTTGGTGCGGAAATCTTGCGGCTTTGGGTAACGAGTGTGGATTCTAGCAACGATGTGCGTATCTCTATGGATATTCTTGGTCAAGTATCTGAAACCTACCGAAAAATCCGTAACACCCTGCGTTTCTTGATTGCTAATACTTCTGATTTTAATCCGAAAGAAGACGCTGTTGCTTATGATGACCTTCGCTCTGTTGATAAGTACATGACTGTTCGCTTTAACCAACTTGTTAAGACGATTCGTGAGGCTTATGCCAACTTTGAATTTTTAGATATTTATAAAGCGATTGTAAACTTTGTGACAGTTGATTTATCAGCTTTCTATCTTGATTTTGCAAAAGATGTTGTCTATATTGAAGCAGCTAAATCATTGGAACGCCGTCAAATGCAGACCGTCTTTTACGATATTTTAGTAAAAATTACAAAATTGTTGACCCCAATTCTTCCACATACAGCAGAAGAAATCTGGTCTTACTTAGAACATGAGCCAGAAGAATTTGTTCAATTAGCAGAATTGCCAGATGCGCTAACTTTCCCTAATGAGGAAGAATTATTGGATACTTGGACAAGCTTTATGCACTTCCGCAGTCAAGCTCAGAAAGCTTTGGAAGAAGCACGTAATGAAAAGGTTATTGGAAAATCTTTGGAAGCTCATTTAACGATTTATCCAAATGAAGTAGTGAGAACATTGCTTGAAGCGGTTAATAGCGACGTTGCGCAACTTCTCATTGTTTCTAAATTAACAATCGCAGACGGGGAAGCTCCTGAAAATGCTATTGCTTTCGAGGATGTAGCTTTTACAGTTGAGCATGCAGAGGGACAAGTTTGTGAACGTTGCCGTCGGGTAGATGAAACAGTCAAAGAACGTAGCTATCATGCAATTGTTTGTGACCACTGTGCAGAAATCGTTGAAGAACATTTTGCGCAAGGAGTTGCAGAAGGATTTGAAACAAAATAA
- a CDS encoding DivIVA domain-containing protein — translation MAITSLEIKDKAFAHKFRGYDVDEVDEFLDIIVQDYEDLVRVNHEQESKIKNLEERLTYFDEMKDSLSQSVLIAQDTAERVKQAANDRSENIVHKAEQEAQHLLDEAKYKANEILRQATDNAKKVAVETEELKNKTRVFHQRLKSTIESQLSIVNSSEWEDILRPTATYLQTSDEAFKEVVQSALGEVVTTPEEDEVDVTRQFSPEEMEELQRRIEEANRELAETQAFETLDESVLGLNLTNAETSTDNSEATSTESVDIL, via the coding sequence ATGGCTATTACATCGTTAGAAATTAAAGATAAAGCTTTTGCTCACAAATTTAGAGGATATGATGTTGATGAAGTAGATGAATTTCTTGATATCATTGTCCAAGATTACGAAGATTTAGTTCGTGTCAATCATGAGCAAGAGTCAAAAATTAAAAATCTGGAAGAACGTTTGACCTATTTTGACGAGATGAAGGATTCCCTTAGCCAGTCTGTATTGATTGCACAAGATACGGCAGAACGTGTAAAACAAGCGGCAAATGACCGTTCTGAAAACATTGTTCATAAGGCTGAGCAAGAAGCCCAACATTTGTTGGATGAGGCAAAATACAAGGCTAATGAAATTCTTCGTCAAGCGACTGATAATGCTAAGAAAGTGGCTGTTGAAACAGAAGAGTTGAAAAATAAAACGCGTGTTTTCCACCAACGTTTAAAATCAACCATTGAAAGTCAATTAAGCATTGTGAATTCTTCAGAATGGGAAGATATTCTTCGCCCAACAGCTACTTACTTGCAGACTAGTGATGAAGCCTTTAAAGAAGTTGTTCAGTCTGCTTTGGGTGAAGTCGTAACGACTCCAGAAGAAGATGAAGTGGATGTGACGCGTCAGTTCTCTCCAGAGGAAATGGAAGAATTACAAAGACGCATTGAAGAAGCAAATCGTGAATTAGCCGAAACACAAGCGTTTGAAACATTAGATGAGTCTGTCTTAGGATTAAATCTGACAAATGCTGAGACTTCAACAGATAACTCAGAAGCTACTTCAACAGAATCTGTAGATATTTTATAA
- a CDS encoding YlmH family RNA-binding protein, translating to MKNIKHLYQHFTEEDREFVDKSLEKMQRVEDSYSFEVTSYVNPHQVEILQNLGNHLQLQIFSSSDYYTSELAKVIIAPLYYELQVSDFEIDLLEISYANKFHHLTHSQIMGTLLNQLGIERKVFGDILVASGRAQIMVDKKFTQFFIDHISRIAKTPVKLKQVDFSQQIIAQTDSKLRDVLVSSMRLDKVVAASFHLSRSIAARLIATKQVKVNYSMLDNPSHHLLLNDLISVRGYGRVKVLRENGFSKNGKYKLTVELLSSK from the coding sequence ATGAAGAATATTAAACATTTATACCAACATTTTACAGAAGAAGATCGTGAATTTGTTGATAAAAGCTTAGAAAAGATGCAGCGAGTTGAGGATTCTTATTCTTTTGAAGTAACTTCGTATGTGAATCCACACCAAGTTGAAATTTTACAGAATCTTGGAAATCATTTGCAATTGCAAATATTTTCAAGTTCGGATTATTATACGAGTGAATTGGCTAAAGTCATTATTGCTCCTCTCTACTATGAGTTGCAAGTAAGTGATTTTGAAATAGATCTGTTAGAAATCAGCTATGCGAATAAATTTCACCATTTAACCCATTCGCAAATAATGGGAACGTTATTGAATCAATTAGGGATTGAACGTAAAGTTTTTGGTGATATTCTTGTAGCTTCAGGTAGAGCACAAATTATGGTAGATAAGAAATTTACTCAATTTTTCATCGATCATATCTCAAGGATAGCAAAGACACCTGTAAAATTAAAGCAAGTAGATTTTTCACAACAAATTATCGCTCAAACTGATTCAAAACTAAGAGATGTGCTTGTCTCTAGTATGCGTTTGGATAAAGTGGTAGCTGCCTCATTTCATTTGTCACGAAGCATTGCCGCTCGGCTGATAGCAACAAAGCAAGTTAAGGTAAACTATTCCATGCTGGATAATCCCAGTCATCATTTGTTATTAAATGACTTAATTAGTGTACGAGGATATGGGAGAGTAAAAGTTTTAAGAGAAAATGGCTTTTCAAAAAATGGGAAGTATAAGTTAACTGTTGAATTATTGTCTAGTAAGTAA
- a CDS encoding YggT family protein, with amino-acid sequence MVWIVNILYNLVRVYSFILVVYALLSWFPGAYQTSLGQLILRIVEPVLKPFQRFNLQFAGLDWTILIVIFLLNLVSGIILNALLLLA; translated from the coding sequence ATGGTTTGGATTGTAAATATACTTTATAATTTGGTAAGAGTGTATTCATTTATTTTAGTGGTGTATGCTCTCTTATCTTGGTTTCCGGGTGCCTATCAAACATCACTTGGTCAGTTGATTTTACGGATAGTAGAGCCTGTTTTGAAACCATTTCAACGTTTCAATTTACAATTTGCTGGTCTTGATTGGACGATTCTTATCGTTATCTTTCTTTTGAATTTGGTTTCTGGCATCATTTTGAATGCTCTTTTGCTTTTAGCTTAA
- a CDS encoding YggS family pyridoxal phosphate-dependent enzyme: MDLEKNISQVLENVAQATQQVNRSEKSVEVIAVTKYVDSSTAKKLIKAGIHHIGENRVDKFLDKYQALQDEHVIWHLIGTLQRRKVKDVINYVDYFHALDSVKLAQEINKRAEHIIKCFLQVNISKEASKHGFTVEEIDTILPELEKLEKIQIVGLMTMAPFEANEAELNAIFQQANQLQKRLQRKQLPNMPFTDLSMGMSRDYAIAIANGSTFVRIGTAFFK; this comes from the coding sequence ATGGATTTAGAAAAGAATATATCTCAAGTTTTGGAGAATGTAGCACAGGCTACACAACAAGTTAATCGCTCAGAAAAATCAGTAGAAGTAATAGCTGTCACCAAATATGTTGACAGCTCTACTGCTAAAAAACTGATTAAAGCAGGGATTCATCATATCGGTGAAAATCGAGTAGATAAGTTTCTAGATAAATATCAGGCTCTACAAGATGAACATGTGATTTGGCACTTAATTGGTACGCTTCAAAGGCGAAAAGTGAAAGATGTCATTAATTATGTTGACTATTTCCATGCCTTAGATTCAGTAAAATTAGCTCAAGAAATCAACAAAAGAGCAGAGCATATCATTAAATGCTTTTTACAAGTCAATATTTCCAAAGAAGCCAGTAAACATGGTTTTACTGTAGAGGAAATTGATACTATTTTACCTGAGCTAGAAAAACTTGAAAAAATTCAGATTGTTGGTTTGATGACAATGGCACCATTTGAAGCGAATGAGGCTGAATTAAATGCTATTTTCCAACAAGCCAATCAATTACAAAAAAGATTACAACGTAAACAGTTACCTAACATGCCTTTTACTGATTTAAGTATGGGAATGAGCCGTGATTATGCAATAGCCATTGCAAATGGTTCGACTTTTGTCAGAATTGGTACCGCATTTTTTAAATAG